The DNA region TCACGGAGCTCTACGACGACAAACACTTTTCCACGGCCGACGCCTTGCAGCAACAGGTCAGTCTCGCCGAATTCGCCCGCAGCCTGTATGACTCCATCGCGACCATAAAGCGCGAGGTCAACCCGTGGGTCGAGTCTAAGGTCAAGGCCGTGGACTCTTTGGACGAGCACTACGGCCGCGAACAGGAAGATCTGCAGAACCTCTACTACCAGCTCAGCGAGGCGTATCACCGCGTCAAGCAAAGCTCGACAGAGCTCATCGCAGAGGAGCGGGCGCATATCACCGAGGCGATTAAGGAGGTTGAGGTGCTCGTGGCCCGACTCGAGTACGAGATCAACGGGCTTGTGAgcaaggtcgacgacgtcgaggatggcgtcAGGCTGTTCGAGAGGCAAGTTGAGGACGTGGAGAAGCGCGCGGAAGAGCTTAAGGCGACTCTTGAGACGGAGAGCTGGGCGCACTGGTTCGTCAGGACGCTGACGGGGATCGGCACGGGACCCAACATTACGAGGGTGCGGTAGAAGACCTGGAGGCcgaaggaggggagggtgcGTATTAAGGCTGCATAGCGTGATTCGTTATTATACTGCTGTCATCGGGGAAAATACCCAGCAAGGATTATCTTTCATCTATAGTTCCGGCAATGGCTACGAGACGCCATCACGGCGAGGAGGTTTGCTCCCCCACTCGCCGCCGACCGAGACAGACGGCTGTTCTATGGGTCAATTACAAATAATATTCAAACGGTCCAACGCAGAAAAGAATATGGCCTCTTTCATGTCATTACTTTTGAGACATGTTCTTGTCACGAATCAAGAAGGGAAGTATGGCGCAAGGTTGAGAAGGTTTGGTGATGTCGAGTAACTGTTGGACGGATCTGGATGGATTTTGGGTGCCGCAGTGGGTGTTGAACAACTGTCCACCGGCCCTGAAGGACACTACAACCTCGTATCTcgtggggggaagggggagtgGTATGAAGGACTCTGTATGCCTGTTGTTTGAAGGTCATCGACAAGACCATGTTTTTGGCCCTGATGATGTTAAGTGGCTCTTAGacatcgacggcctcctcacGAGAGTCCGAGAGCCTGATTGAGCAACTCGGAGTGACGATACATCGAACAAGTCATTCCGCTTCTCCTGCCATCAATTATACTCTTCTCTGCGTACACTTCTACAGATGCatcgaagaagaaggctgaGAGAAATTCTCAAGGGGCGGCTGAGCGGGTGGCATGTCTGTAGACCCTTATCGAATGGGGTGGTCAAAGTTGATGGGCCCATGTAGATAGATGCTGCGTGTCTCGTACTTCCCTCTGACTTTTGCTCCGATAAGTGTCATCTTGTGTCTTCGTGTTATCTATCCCATGGTCATCATAAGCACCAATTCGTTAGACCTCCACGGCCCCCCAGTCCCAAACCTCCAACCCGACGCCTCCGACAACCACCATCTCGTCCTCAATGACTTCGACATCGCCCGCGTCCGCGACGCCGCTGTACTCGTCCGCCACCAACGTGACCTCCTCCACGCCACCGCGCCACCGGAGCCTCCACATCTTGACTCGCTGGTCATTGCTCGCCGTCACGAAGACCACCCCCCGgccgtccgccgtcgtccggaGCACCGTGAGCCCGTTGATAGCCGCCGCGTGGGCCTTTCTGACGCCCGccctggacgccggcgcAAAGCCGCCGTCTGCAGATGACTCGAGAGTCGTGATGCCCAGcgcgttgtcgtcgccccCAGTAAGCACCGCAACCCGATCAACGGACAGAGGGTGTACATCGAGAGCCTTGATGCTGCTCTGATGAATCCGCGCCGTGTGCCGGAGGACGTACCCGGCCCCCTCCGACCGCCAGACCGCCAGACACCCATCCGTTGCGGTCGTGATGACGTCAAACACGCCCTCCCGGACCCGGAGGTGACGCGCCTGCGTCAGACAAGCGCCAGTATACTGCCCCTTGAAGAGGAGCTCGAAGCCCCGCGCGGGCGTGTACCGATACGTCTTGACCAAGGAGTTCGAAAACGCcatggtgatggcgacggccCCGTCAGCCAAcccctcgacgtcgaaacTCGTGATTCTGAGATCCCCGTCCGCGCTCCTGTCCGTGAACACGGCCTCGCGCATGAGACACAGCCCCgccacgtcgccgaggtcgccagCCCGCCAGACCATGAACTCCTCGTTGCCGCTACAGCTGAacagcagctcctcgccgagccACTTGAGGGACTGCAACCCCGCCGTATGAAccttgacgaccttgatGCAGCGCAGTTCCCGCCGCCCGGATGGCCCGGAGACAGCGACGTGCTCCCAGATGCGGATCGCTGTGTCCTCGGCACCCGTGGCGATGTACCGGCGCCCAGAGTAGGCAATCGTGCGGACCTCGCGGCCGTGCGAACCGCGCTTGAGAGTGCGGtggtggacggcggcggaaaCGGCGCGCGGTTGGACATAGACGCCCAGAgtggcggccttgttgaagacgaagcgcaggccgccgccgtcgcttCTGCTACCATGCGGCGTGTAGGCGAAGGCGCGGTGCGCGCCGCCGCAATCGATGcggacgagctcctcgtGACGCGTCTCGTTCCAGACGACGAAGTTCTTGCTGCGGAAGCCACAGAGTATGAGCTCTGTGTCGGCGAGCCAGGCGTCTTCGAGGTTGGGCACGGCGGTGGGCGCGGTCTCGTGGCGGAGGTGGAGcggggatgaggaggagaaggcggcgagtCCGTAGATGCGATAGTTCCCGTCGCGGCTCGTTGTGATGATGTGGGGCGTCGTgaaagaagaggacgacgtcggtAGGCGGCTGATGGAGGTTATGGCATCGTTGGTGCGGCGGTCTGGTGCCGCGAGCGACGCGAGTTGCccgtcggcgcggcggaaGACAGACATGTACCCATGGCGAGagccgaggatgaggatgtcgttGATCTGGCAGGCGGCCGTGACGACGAACCTGTTGTCGAGCTCGGGGACAGGGACCATAGAGGTTATCTCGGTCGTCTTTAGGTCTAGCGTCAGGATCTgcatggcctcctcgccgccaagcaTCGTGACGAGGAACTCCAGTGTTGAGGGGAGTTCGTCCATATCCCCTGAACCGCGACTCAGGCAAAAGATGTCGGCAATCTTGCCGGGTACCGTGCCAACCTGCCGAATGGTCGAGTCCTTATACAAGAACACCTTCCTGCTCGCGGTGCCCAGAAGCGCCACGCCCCGCGCCGGGCTCTTCAAACTCGTGCAAGCCCTCAGCGACTGTAACGTCGCTGCATCAGTCCCTACCTCGGACCACGTCAGCTCCGCCCCGAATGGGCCGAGCAGAAGCCGGCCTGTAGTGCTGGTAGCGAGCAGGACATCCCTCGAGATGAACGCGAACCGGTGGAACGCCTCCTTCACCTCCGACGGGATCGCAAAGTCCGGGTTGCGGGCCGGCAGCTTGCGAACCACGTCTCCCATCACCAAAGTCCGCAACTCGGTCGGCGACTCTCCCGCCTTGGATACGTCATTTTGAACGCCAGTTGTGCGTGAGCG from Colletotrichum higginsianum IMI 349063 chromosome 4, whole genome shotgun sequence includes:
- a CDS encoding WD domain-containing protein, with translation MNKTQSSVARPLRRDHYLTPVTGLSFFNARDCETYLLAGEDSELKVYNLEGRLCCQLKIFRAQPIQGIHVSAGGGEDGHQRRHVLLWGNQAVTVVLASAVEELILRGGQQADEPSISVSIVEAKAPDWIYDGAISPEEPGRGVLVTAHNEVLEFHIGDDDRTLHFGRIVSPSRPILYSANLTWISKTTVLVVGGTVFGEIIVWKCHFSDGAAGPEKKPWSELLFVFTGHEGSIFGVDISPEIDIGKGKKARLLASCSDDRTIRVWDITERPEAPRLQYDAFGEARETGFGGAAAADLTATRVASSAPLAMVMGHVSRIWHVRFPRTLDELPRGFTATVYSFGEDSTLQTWSLEINVEQWRRRSLTSAAADEILVGAKITHKETHARHDGKHIWATALTQTADGEVLIATGGADSKINLLSDRSRTTGVQNDVSKAGESPTELRTLVMGDVVRKLPARNPDFAIPSEVKEAFHRFAFISRDVLLATSTTGRLLLGPFGAELTWSEVGTDAATLQSLRACTSLKSPARGVALLGTASRKVFLYKDSTIRQVGTVPGKIADIFCLSRGSGDMDELPSTLEFLVTMLGGEEAMQILTLDLKTTEITSMVPVPELDNRFVVTAACQINDILILGSRHGYMSVFRRADGQLASLAAPDRRTNDAITSISRLPTSSSSFTTPHIITTSRDGNYRIYGLAAFSSSSPLHLRHETAPTAVPNLEDAWLADTELILCGFRSKNFVVWNETRHEELVRIDCGGAHRAFAYTPHGSRSDGGGLRFVFNKAATLGVYVQPRAVSAAVHHRTLKRGSHGREVRTIAYSGRRYIATGAEDTAIRIWEHVAVSGPSGRRELRCIKVVKVHTAGLQSLKWLGEELLFSCSGNEEFMVWRAGDLGDVAGLCLMREAVFTDRSADGDLRITSFDVEGLADGAVAITMAFSNSLVKTYRYTPARGFELLFKGQYTGACLTQARHLRVREGVFDVITTATDGCLAVWRSEGAGYVLRHTARIHQSSIKALDVHPLSVDRVAVLTGGDDNALGITTLESSADGGFAPASRAGVRKAHAAAINGLTVLRTTADGRGVVFVTASNDQRVKMWRLRWRGGVEEVTLVADEYSGVADAGDVEVIEDEMVVVGGVGLEVWDWGAVEV